A single region of the Apodemus sylvaticus chromosome 7, mApoSyl1.1, whole genome shotgun sequence genome encodes:
- the Pate1 gene encoding prostate and testis expressed protein 1, whose protein sequence is MCKFHLLRCFILLCYLKVFSGSFPGDANKSGKVLVHENNNVVEIVQCRMCHLQFPGEKCTRGRGICTATAEEACMAGKIFKKDGTMWLKFMGCLKNCANVKKIKWGSYLVDFRCCRGHDMCNEKF, encoded by the exons ATGTGCAAGTTCCACTTACTAAGATGCTTCATCTTACTCTGCTATTTGAAGG TTTTCTCTGGGTCATTTCCAGGTGATGCTAACAAAT CTGGTAAAGTACTGGTTCATGAGAATAACAATG TTGTGGAAATTGTGCAGTGCAGGATGTGTCATCTCCAGTTCCCTGGAGAAAAATGCACCAGAGGAAGAGGAATATGTACTGCAACAGCAGAAGAGGCCTGTATGGCTGGGAAAATCTTCAAAA AGGATGGTACCATGTGGTTAAAATTCATGGGCTGCTTAAAGAATTGTGctaatgtgaaaaaaataaaatggggctCCTATCTGGTGGACTTCAGGTGCTGCCGGGGCCACGACATGTGCAATGAAAAGTTTTAA